The Thermanaerovibrio acidaminovorans DSM 6589 genome contains a region encoding:
- a CDS encoding PAS domain-containing sensor histidine kinase → MHHRSVHGTASPMDISSFVEAHRGIVMDFPKGMTVISPDGSVLLANRAASLLIGDGPISWSFKDLSILDLMTQEPLSPMDMLSQALGGDNVEANCLMGSPWREGQAPVNLTLWRLSSPTGGPMGVMGIITDLSDLWEKQMKLAESERRHRELSTLLRSMCDNVPDMIWAKDLNKRYIFANRALAEKLLNARDTDEPIGKTDIFFAQRERDSHPEDPQWHTFGEICQDSDLLTIQAMAPSRFDEWGNVKGQFLFLDVHKAPFFDPNGVLIGTVGCGRDITREKAMEMELTESRKRLRLAMECGDIYAWDWDVDGGKITLTPSPWGDGNGDEVSMGEDDMLFSRIHPDDQEAVRSKIAQILDGSRSVFDHVFRRRNRLGEWEWIWCKGAVTQWDPEARPIRVTGVARDVTDRMEATVRLERSEARYRGLFEGSLDGLLVLGWRSSVIVEANAEARRLLGKNDPIGHKVLLYPISGEAARPISPDELAQRPTASRVEVFASVPGGAPSPVEASAKWMELPGGERAILVTLRDLAPILKMKTQLLQSHKMRALSTLAEGMGHELNNILSPLQGYAEMGLYGNLHPILCFEKILEGVKRARELTMKLMMAAHPPKSTADLLDLREFLQRHLSILAESAPDGIELSWTLPDEPAWAVISMEHARQILLHLWSNAIWAVEDKGKVTVTLSLEEIDATQAAMDPSLSEGPYCVIQVTDDGCGMDETTRNRATEPFFSSRVPLGSGLGLSVVHGLVTHYRGSVIIDSKPNRGTTVRILLPLARGH, encoded by the coding sequence ATGCATCATAGGAGCGTACATGGGACCGCATCCCCCATGGACATATCCTCCTTTGTGGAGGCCCACAGAGGGATCGTCATGGACTTCCCCAAGGGCATGACGGTGATATCCCCCGACGGCTCCGTGCTCCTGGCCAACCGGGCTGCCTCCCTACTCATCGGAGACGGCCCCATCTCCTGGAGTTTCAAGGACCTCTCCATCCTGGACCTGATGACCCAGGAACCCCTCTCCCCAATGGACATGCTCTCCCAAGCCCTCGGGGGGGATAACGTGGAGGCCAACTGCCTCATGGGGTCCCCGTGGAGGGAGGGGCAGGCGCCGGTGAACCTTACCCTCTGGCGCCTTTCCTCTCCCACTGGGGGTCCCATGGGGGTCATGGGGATCATCACCGACCTGTCGGACCTGTGGGAGAAGCAGATGAAGCTGGCGGAGAGCGAGAGGCGGCACCGGGAGCTCTCCACCCTACTCAGGAGCATGTGCGACAACGTGCCGGACATGATATGGGCCAAGGACCTGAACAAGCGATACATATTCGCCAACCGGGCCCTGGCGGAGAAGCTCCTGAACGCCAGGGACACCGACGAGCCCATCGGAAAGACGGACATATTCTTCGCCCAGCGGGAACGGGACTCCCACCCGGAGGACCCCCAGTGGCACACCTTCGGTGAGATCTGCCAGGACTCGGACCTTCTGACCATCCAGGCCATGGCCCCCAGCCGGTTCGATGAGTGGGGGAACGTGAAGGGCCAGTTCCTCTTCCTGGATGTTCACAAGGCCCCGTTCTTCGATCCCAACGGGGTCCTCATCGGCACCGTTGGTTGCGGCCGGGACATCACCCGGGAGAAGGCCATGGAGATGGAGCTGACAGAGAGCCGCAAGAGGCTAAGGCTGGCCATGGAGTGCGGGGACATATACGCCTGGGACTGGGACGTCGATGGGGGGAAGATAACCCTAACCCCATCCCCCTGGGGGGACGGGAACGGGGACGAGGTGTCGATGGGAGAGGACGACATGCTTTTCTCCCGGATCCACCCGGATGACCAGGAGGCGGTGCGGTCCAAGATCGCCCAGATTCTAGATGGCTCCAGGAGCGTGTTCGACCACGTGTTCCGCCGAAGAAACCGCCTGGGTGAGTGGGAGTGGATCTGGTGTAAGGGGGCGGTCACTCAGTGGGATCCGGAGGCGAGGCCCATCCGGGTCACCGGAGTGGCAAGGGACGTAACCGACCGAATGGAGGCTACGGTAAGGCTGGAGAGGTCCGAGGCCCGATACCGGGGCCTCTTCGAGGGGTCCCTGGACGGCCTGCTGGTCCTGGGCTGGCGCAGCTCCGTGATAGTGGAGGCCAACGCGGAGGCCCGGCGGCTCCTGGGCAAGAACGACCCCATAGGGCACAAGGTGCTCCTCTACCCCATATCCGGCGAAGCGGCCCGGCCCATCTCACCCGATGAACTGGCCCAGAGGCCCACCGCCTCCCGGGTGGAGGTCTTCGCGTCAGTGCCAGGAGGGGCCCCCAGCCCGGTGGAGGCCTCCGCCAAGTGGATGGAGCTACCCGGGGGAGAGAGGGCCATCCTGGTAACCCTGAGGGACTTGGCCCCAATACTGAAGATGAAGACCCAGCTCCTTCAGTCCCACAAGATGAGGGCCCTTTCCACCCTGGCGGAGGGGATGGGACATGAGTTGAACAACATTCTTTCCCCTCTCCAGGGCTACGCGGAGATGGGACTCTACGGAAACCTGCACCCCATACTGTGCTTCGAGAAGATCCTGGAAGGGGTCAAGAGGGCCAGGGAGCTGACAATGAAACTGATGATGGCAGCCCATCCACCAAAGTCCACCGCGGACCTGCTGGACCTGAGGGAGTTCCTGCAAAGGCACCTGTCCATCCTGGCGGAGTCCGCCCCAGATGGGATAGAGCTCTCGTGGACCCTTCCCGATGAGCCCGCATGGGCGGTGATCTCCATGGAGCACGCTCGGCAGATCTTGCTCCACCTCTGGTCCAACGCAATATGGGCGGTGGAAGACAAGGGGAAGGTGACCGTTACACTATCGCTGGAGGAGATCGACGCCACCCAGGCGGCCATGGATCCCAGCCTCTCCGAGGGCCCCTACTGTGTGATCCAGGTGACCGACGACGGGTGCGGCATGGACGAGACCACCAGGAACAGGGCCACGGAGCCCTTCTTCTCCTCCCGGGTACCTTTGGGGTCCGGCCTTGGACTATCGGTGGTGCACGGACTGGTGACCCACTACCGGGGATCGGTCATAATAGACTCCAAACCCAACCGGGGCACCACGGTCAGGATCCTGCTACCCCTGGCCAGGGGTCACTGA
- the gltS gene encoding sodium/glutamate symporter has protein sequence MQFSFNAVETLAFACMLLWVGFRLVERIRFLYKYNIPAPVVGGFLFSLLNLGLRTGGVEITFDTALKDPMMIAFFSTIGFGASVRLLKKGGPAVAVFLLTASILLVLQNLVSWGLSIATGFNPLLGLLAGSITMSGGHGTGATFASYFTEAYGLDGAMEIAMAAATFGLVSGALVGGPVARALITCFNLKARPEDQLEPIEPVTEELHDRMDQPTTTEAMVVSIFQIALAISIGAVFLDFFKDQGIKIPTYLCALFVGIIIRNVADLTGLYRVNMPMIEQLGGVALYLFLAMALMSLQLWQLAGVAGPLLVILLGQVALMVLYAYFVTFNMNGRDYNAAVMAAGHCGFGLGATPNAISNMQAVTIKYGHAPKAFFTISIVGAFFVDIVNSFVIQIFSSLASRGM, from the coding sequence GTGCAATTTTCTTTTAATGCGGTTGAGACCCTGGCCTTCGCCTGCATGCTCCTCTGGGTGGGGTTCCGGCTAGTGGAGCGGATCCGGTTTCTTTACAAATACAACATCCCCGCCCCGGTGGTAGGAGGGTTCCTGTTCTCCCTCCTTAACCTGGGGCTCAGGACCGGGGGGGTGGAGATAACCTTCGATACCGCCCTGAAGGACCCAATGATGATAGCCTTCTTCTCCACCATAGGCTTCGGGGCCAGCGTTAGGCTCCTCAAGAAGGGGGGGCCCGCGGTGGCGGTGTTCCTGCTAACCGCGTCGATCCTCTTGGTGCTCCAGAACCTGGTCTCCTGGGGGCTCTCCATCGCCACGGGCTTCAATCCCCTGCTGGGGCTCCTGGCGGGATCCATAACCATGTCAGGCGGGCACGGCACCGGCGCCACCTTCGCCAGCTACTTCACCGAGGCTTACGGCCTCGATGGGGCCATGGAGATCGCCATGGCGGCCGCCACCTTCGGCCTGGTGTCCGGGGCCCTCGTAGGCGGTCCCGTGGCCAGGGCCCTAATAACCTGCTTCAACCTCAAGGCCCGGCCGGAGGATCAGTTGGAGCCCATAGAGCCCGTCACCGAGGAGCTCCATGACCGGATGGACCAGCCCACCACCACCGAGGCCATGGTGGTCAGCATATTCCAGATCGCCCTGGCCATTAGCATAGGAGCGGTCTTTCTGGACTTCTTCAAGGACCAGGGCATAAAGATCCCCACGTACCTCTGCGCCCTCTTCGTTGGGATCATCATTAGGAACGTGGCGGACCTCACGGGGCTATACAGAGTCAACATGCCCATGATCGAGCAGTTGGGGGGAGTGGCCCTCTATCTGTTCCTCGCCATGGCCCTCATGTCCCTCCAGCTCTGGCAGCTGGCCGGAGTGGCGGGCCCGCTACTGGTGATCCTCCTGGGACAGGTGGCGCTGATGGTCCTCTACGCCTACTTCGTGACCTTCAACATGAACGGCCGGGATTACAACGCGGCGGTCATGGCGGCGGGGCACTGCGGCTTTGGCCTTGGGGCCACGCCGAACGCCATATCCAACATGCAGGCGGTCACCATAAAGTACGGCCACGCCCCCAAGGCCTTCTTCACCATATCCATCGTGGGGGCCTTCTTCGTGGACATAGTGAACTCCTTCGTGATCCAGATCTTCTCCTCCCTGGCGTCCCGGGGGATGTAA
- a CDS encoding TetR/AcrR family transcriptional regulator — MKLSERKRSLMESVTRDALYEAAVGLLREEGWKGFTMGKLAARAGVAKGTVYNYFDGKGDVLFFVMERNGMRTAEALKSLADRVEAGEADPVEALGEALQVATSGMYRNRHVIAAIARAFEDDPRLLARKRSCQDPKHPLVTIRDSMLRILEAGVRSGGLVEVDPRGAEAVIHCTMMGLGRLLAMEDRDSHGMGQEDISSLLTRIILHGLRRRGAEL, encoded by the coding sequence TTGAAGCTCTCGGAGAGGAAGAGGAGTCTGATGGAGTCGGTGACCCGGGACGCCCTCTACGAGGCGGCGGTGGGACTGCTGAGGGAGGAGGGCTGGAAGGGGTTCACCATGGGGAAGCTGGCCGCCAGGGCCGGGGTGGCCAAGGGTACGGTCTACAACTACTTCGACGGCAAGGGGGACGTGCTCTTCTTCGTGATGGAGAGGAACGGCATGAGGACCGCCGAGGCCTTGAAGTCCCTGGCGGACCGAGTGGAGGCGGGGGAAGCGGACCCGGTGGAGGCCCTGGGGGAGGCGCTCCAGGTGGCCACCTCGGGGATGTACCGGAATCGGCACGTGATAGCCGCCATAGCGAGGGCCTTCGAGGACGACCCACGTCTCCTGGCCCGGAAGCGTAGCTGTCAGGACCCAAAGCACCCGCTGGTGACCATAAGGGATTCCATGCTGCGGATCCTGGAGGCGGGGGTAAGGTCCGGTGGGCTGGTGGAGGTTGATCCCAGGGGGGCCGAGGCGGTGATCCACTGCACCATGATGGGCCTAGGCAGGCTCCTGGCCATGGAGGACCGGGACTCCCACGGGATGGGACAGGAGGACATATCGAGCCTGCTCACGAGGATAATCCTCCACGGGCTCAGGAGAAGGGGGGCTGAACTGTGA
- a CDS encoding acyltransferase family protein produces MERLYHLDRLRVWCVYGVVALHGAMTYMEGCPGWWYVQDQSRWWGFTLLVLMLDVFLMPVMFFLAGYLAPGSLDRRGGGGFVRERLRRLGPPWILGVVLFAPLFALASLVNLGYPVPPLGTFVWKVFLGPAYQQAHFWFLGVLISFSLIFPLLWRWLCPLVDRVPMGGWVAACWALAAGWFVVMGRHFPLDGWVHPGYVLVFQPLRIGGYLLVFLLGAAAGRGGWFGGDRSALADLGLAILGICLLGASVAMRLQLPPKPQGVHLLVYAALNQGSAVLMPLGLVAVMRRLGSGGSCRLDLASRASYGLYWLHQMILVPIAWALGGLGLPALVKFSLVVGLTVWLGEISSARVLPRVPWLGGSFQ; encoded by the coding sequence GTGGAAAGACTGTATCACCTTGACAGGCTTAGGGTCTGGTGCGTCTACGGGGTGGTGGCCCTTCACGGGGCCATGACCTACATGGAGGGGTGTCCCGGTTGGTGGTACGTGCAGGACCAGAGCCGCTGGTGGGGTTTCACCCTGCTGGTGCTGATGCTGGACGTGTTCCTGATGCCCGTCATGTTCTTCCTGGCCGGGTACCTGGCCCCCGGTTCCCTGGATAGGAGGGGGGGCGGGGGGTTCGTCCGGGAGAGGCTCCGCCGGCTTGGCCCGCCTTGGATTCTGGGGGTTGTCCTCTTCGCCCCCCTTTTCGCCCTGGCCAGCCTGGTGAACCTGGGCTATCCGGTGCCGCCCCTGGGCACCTTCGTGTGGAAGGTCTTCCTGGGTCCCGCCTATCAGCAGGCCCATTTCTGGTTCCTTGGGGTGCTGATATCCTTCTCGTTGATCTTCCCATTGCTCTGGAGGTGGCTGTGTCCCCTGGTGGACCGGGTCCCCATGGGTGGTTGGGTGGCTGCCTGTTGGGCCCTGGCGGCGGGATGGTTCGTGGTGATGGGGAGGCACTTCCCCCTGGACGGATGGGTTCACCCCGGGTACGTGCTGGTCTTCCAGCCCTTGAGGATAGGAGGGTACCTGTTGGTGTTCCTCCTGGGGGCCGCCGCCGGGCGGGGTGGGTGGTTTGGTGGGGACCGGTCCGCCCTGGCGGATCTGGGGCTGGCGATCCTGGGGATCTGTCTTTTGGGGGCCAGTGTGGCCATGAGGCTTCAACTTCCCCCCAAGCCCCAAGGGGTCCACCTCCTGGTCTATGCGGCATTAAATCAGGGATCCGCGGTTCTGATGCCACTGGGCCTGGTGGCGGTCATGAGGCGGTTGGGTTCCGGTGGGTCCTGTAGACTGGATTTGGCATCCAGGGCCTCCTACGGTCTCTACTGGTTGCACCAGATGATCCTCGTTCCCATAGCCTGGGCCCTAGGGGGGCTTGGCTTGCCGGCTCTCGTCAAGTTCTCCCTGGTGGTGGGCCTCACCGTATGGTTGGGGGAGATTTCGTCCGCCCGGGTCCTGCCCCGGGTCCCCTGGCTTGGCGGGTCCTTTCAGTGA
- a CDS encoding XdhC family protein, with protein sequence MDAKLLGLVSREVSEGRMGVLCTVVEEVGSSPRSRGASMWVRPDGSIAGTVGGGLLEHQVIQRALEMLKTGEGCATFKKNLNAPDGMVCGGEVTVYLEVLGNEERLVIFGAGHVGKAIGDLAHFLGFSVVVWDEREEFANPERFPYGEVHPVSLGEFMSRFSGGSRTYVVICTRGHALDGEVVRLTDGLEAAYIGLIGSRSKLGVLKANLLKEGVSEAHFDRIFKPIGLPIKAETPEEIALSVMAEIVAVKRGADVGALRAPW encoded by the coding sequence TTGGACGCTAAGCTTCTGGGTCTGGTGAGCAGGGAGGTCTCGGAGGGCCGCATGGGGGTCCTCTGCACGGTGGTGGAGGAGGTGGGCTCGTCCCCCCGTAGCCGGGGGGCCTCCATGTGGGTCAGGCCCGACGGCTCCATAGCGGGCACCGTGGGGGGTGGGCTCCTGGAACACCAGGTGATCCAGCGGGCCCTGGAGATGCTGAAGACTGGGGAGGGGTGTGCCACCTTCAAGAAGAACCTGAACGCCCCGGACGGGATGGTGTGCGGCGGGGAGGTGACCGTCTACCTGGAGGTGCTGGGCAACGAGGAGCGGCTGGTCATCTTCGGCGCCGGGCACGTGGGGAAGGCCATCGGGGACCTGGCCCACTTCCTGGGCTTCTCGGTGGTGGTCTGGGACGAGCGGGAGGAGTTCGCCAATCCCGAGCGGTTCCCCTACGGGGAGGTTCACCCGGTGTCCCTGGGGGAGTTCATGTCCCGCTTCAGCGGTGGGTCCAGGACCTACGTGGTCATATGCACCCGGGGGCACGCCCTTGACGGGGAGGTGGTGCGCCTCACCGACGGGCTCGAGGCGGCCTACATAGGGCTCATAGGCTCCCGGAGCAAGCTGGGGGTTCTGAAGGCCAACCTGCTCAAGGAGGGGGTCAGCGAGGCCCACTTCGACCGGATCTTCAAGCCCATAGGGCTGCCCATAAAGGCGGAGACCCCGGAGGAGATAGCCCTGTCGGTCATGGCGGAGATAGTGGCGGTCAAGCGTGGGGCGGACGTGGGGGCCCTTCGGGCTCCCTGGTGA
- a CDS encoding DUF4139 domain-containing protein, producing MRKLIRILAVGSCLLAPQLPALGEEMSTEAHVYPSGASVTFHVKVDRMREVLLPSAYDRDHFEVQAGEGTLRGFVVRPVKLPGWVPPSLEGQAKELRRLEAEIQDLSSAVAARAASLKGLDAASPKDPKRIPGWEAQRRELHRQMMGWSQRLSALKDKAQVLKDEMARLSPPGGDLLNRVTIDGTGSIKLSAWTDHASWRNRYSIRITGQRVQLDEELSISQRTGVDWNGIVTCHTASPRDFNQDQQLSPWVVDFRRPAEASPRALMMKASDSLQASFEASQADVTFAAHGRVPGTGEEVVLRSGSMSLSGQVELTAMPLLSPVALLTVSTSPLPRTVLGGDANITLDGVPTGRAMLPPTPAGQSLRLTVGRASAVSASREERLTTRGIQGDRAFVKGTTVIRVSNGLERDVRVTLKDRVPVPADDSIRVSHRSSVPEDRAEDGILTWLLTVPAGGSREVTVEYTVTYPKGREVNLP from the coding sequence ATGAGAAAGCTGATCCGCATCCTGGCCGTGGGGTCCTGCCTTCTGGCCCCGCAGCTCCCCGCCCTGGGAGAGGAGATGTCCACCGAGGCTCACGTCTACCCCTCCGGAGCGTCGGTGACCTTCCACGTCAAGGTGGACCGCATGAGGGAGGTGCTCCTACCCTCCGCCTACGATCGGGACCATTTTGAGGTCCAGGCGGGGGAGGGAACGCTACGGGGCTTCGTGGTGAGGCCCGTCAAGCTTCCCGGCTGGGTCCCTCCGTCCCTGGAGGGGCAGGCCAAGGAGCTGAGGCGCCTGGAGGCGGAGATCCAGGATCTGTCCTCCGCGGTGGCGGCCCGGGCAGCCTCCCTCAAAGGGCTGGATGCCGCCTCCCCCAAGGACCCCAAGAGGATACCCGGGTGGGAGGCCCAGAGGAGAGAGCTACACCGGCAGATGATGGGCTGGTCCCAGCGACTCTCGGCCCTCAAGGACAAGGCCCAGGTGCTAAAGGACGAGATGGCCAGGCTCTCCCCCCCGGGGGGGGACCTGCTCAACCGGGTGACCATCGACGGGACCGGCTCCATCAAGCTGTCCGCCTGGACGGATCACGCCTCCTGGCGGAACCGATACTCCATCAGGATAACCGGCCAGCGGGTCCAGCTGGACGAGGAGCTGTCCATATCCCAGCGGACCGGGGTTGACTGGAACGGGATCGTGACCTGCCACACCGCCTCCCCCAGGGACTTCAACCAGGACCAGCAGCTCTCCCCCTGGGTGGTGGACTTCCGGCGTCCAGCGGAGGCCTCCCCCCGGGCCCTGATGATGAAGGCGTCGGACTCCCTTCAGGCCTCCTTTGAGGCCTCCCAGGCGGACGTTACCTTCGCCGCCCATGGGAGAGTCCCCGGAACCGGCGAGGAGGTGGTGCTGAGGAGCGGATCCATGAGCCTATCGGGACAGGTGGAGCTGACCGCCATGCCCCTCCTCTCGCCGGTGGCGCTGCTAACCGTGTCCACCTCCCCCCTCCCCCGCACGGTCCTGGGGGGCGATGCCAACATAACCCTGGACGGGGTCCCCACCGGCCGGGCCATGTTGCCTCCCACCCCCGCCGGCCAGTCTCTCCGCCTGACCGTGGGCCGGGCCAGCGCGGTCAGCGCCTCCCGGGAGGAGAGGCTAACCACCCGGGGCATCCAGGGGGACCGGGCCTTCGTCAAGGGGACCACGGTGATCCGGGTCTCCAATGGGCTGGAGAGGGACGTGCGGGTGACCCTCAAGGACCGGGTGCCGGTCCCCGCCGACGACTCCATAAGGGTCTCCCACAGGAGCTCCGTGCCGGAGGACCGGGCGGAGGACGGGATCCTTACCTGGCTCCTCACCGTCCCCGCCGGAGGATCCAGGGAGGTGACGGTGGAGTACACGGTAACCTACCCCAAGGGCAGGGAGGTCAACCTGCCCTAG
- a CDS encoding DVU_1551 family NTP transferase, giving the protein MSSPGPLAGLILSAGYSSRMGTLKAALPIGDVTVLERAVRLLSGVCDPVVAVLGHRMEELAPLARSSGAAVVENPRYHTGMFSSIQAGVGALADLPVRGLVMLPVDVPLVRPCTVRSLVASYRGQDALVPAFKGKRGHPPVISRGRFGEILAFQGQGGLRSLMDLWEVEELPVLDRHVLMDMDSPEDYRRVLDRLPYMDVPDREECLELLRIMGTPTGVVEHSLKVAEVGLRIGRVLADAGYELDVEAIRSGCLLHDLAKGGRDHEAEGGRILSEMGFTRLGEMVASHRDLPEGASMEAQVLYLADKSVMSTRLVALEERMEAMEARFAGDPPALEAARRRIRRAMGVRALVEEAAGGALLEVIRGG; this is encoded by the coding sequence ATGAGCTCCCCGGGCCCCCTGGCGGGGCTTATCCTGTCCGCGGGCTACTCGAGCCGGATGGGGACCCTGAAGGCGGCGCTACCTATTGGGGACGTGACGGTCCTGGAGCGGGCGGTGCGGCTGCTATCCGGGGTCTGCGATCCGGTGGTGGCGGTGCTGGGTCACCGGATGGAGGAGCTGGCCCCCCTGGCCAGGTCCTCCGGTGCGGCGGTGGTGGAGAACCCCCGGTACCACACCGGCATGTTCTCCTCCATCCAGGCGGGGGTGGGGGCCCTGGCGGACCTGCCGGTCCGGGGGCTGGTGATGCTCCCCGTGGACGTGCCGCTGGTGAGGCCCTGCACCGTCCGCTCCCTGGTGGCCTCCTACCGGGGGCAGGACGCACTGGTGCCCGCCTTCAAGGGCAAGAGGGGGCACCCGCCGGTCATATCCAGGGGGCGCTTCGGTGAGATCCTGGCCTTCCAGGGGCAGGGGGGCCTCCGGTCCCTGATGGACCTTTGGGAGGTGGAGGAGCTCCCGGTGCTCGACCGTCACGTGCTCATGGACATGGACTCCCCGGAGGACTACCGTCGGGTCCTGGACCGGCTACCCTATATGGACGTGCCGGACCGGGAGGAGTGCCTGGAGCTGCTACGGATCATGGGGACCCCTACAGGGGTGGTGGAGCACTCCCTGAAGGTGGCGGAGGTGGGGCTCCGGATCGGAAGGGTCCTGGCGGATGCGGGGTATGAGCTTGACGTGGAGGCCATCCGATCCGGCTGTCTTTTGCACGACCTGGCCAAGGGGGGTCGGGACCACGAGGCGGAGGGGGGGCGGATCCTGTCGGAAATGGGGTTCACTCGCCTTGGGGAGATGGTAGCCTCCCACAGGGACCTGCCTGAAGGGGCGTCGATGGAGGCCCAGGTGCTGTACCTGGCGGACAAGTCGGTCATGTCCACCCGGCTGGTTGCCTTGGAGGAGAGGATGGAGGCCATGGAGGCCCGGTTCGCCGGGGATCCGCCCGCCCTGGAGGCGGCCAGGCGCAGGATCCGTCGCGCCATGGGGGTGAGGGCCCTGGTGGAGGAGGCGGCGGGGGGGGCGCTTCTGGAGGTGATCCGGGGTGGATAG
- a CDS encoding histidine phosphatase family protein — MDRLLLVRHGETGAPRGIMLGGRTDVPLSEEGERMSRALGGLLRSLGAGSAVSSPMVRCTATARLAGLDFLVEEAFRELDLGLWDGLSKAEVQARWPMEFKLRGEDLAGVRPPGGESFQDLLGRVMGGIQALEGLGGTLALVAHRGVCWAVLCGLLGFPLGLYGAVEQDHCGVHVLVRRGGRFVLERSNLSPRWSGV, encoded by the coding sequence GTGGATAGGCTACTGCTGGTCCGGCACGGTGAGACTGGTGCCCCGCGGGGGATCATGCTGGGGGGAAGGACCGATGTGCCCCTCTCGGAGGAGGGGGAACGCATGTCTCGGGCTCTGGGGGGTCTCTTGAGGTCCCTGGGGGCGGGTAGCGCCGTCTCCAGCCCAATGGTCCGCTGTACCGCCACCGCCCGCCTGGCGGGGCTCGATTTCCTGGTGGAGGAGGCGTTCAGGGAGCTGGACCTGGGTCTGTGGGATGGGCTCAGCAAGGCGGAGGTCCAGGCCCGGTGGCCAATGGAGTTCAAGCTTAGGGGGGAGGACCTGGCGGGGGTCCGTCCTCCCGGGGGCGAGAGTTTCCAGGACCTCTTGGGGCGGGTCATGGGGGGGATCCAGGCCCTGGAGGGGCTGGGGGGCACCTTGGCGTTGGTGGCCCACCGGGGGGTCTGCTGGGCGGTGCTGTGCGGCCTTCTGGGTTTCCCGCTGGGGCTCTACGGGGCGGTGGAGCAGGACCACTGCGGGGTCCACGTGCTGGTTAGAAGGGGGGGCAGGTTCGTCCTGGAGAGGTCCAACCTGTCCCCCCGGTGGAGCGGAGTCTAG